A stretch of the Erpetoichthys calabaricus chromosome 3, fErpCal1.3, whole genome shotgun sequence genome encodes the following:
- the eno3 gene encoding beta-enolase, with the protein MSITKIFAREILDSRGNPTVEVDLYTAKGRFRAAVPSGASTGIYEALELRDGDKSRYLGKGVTKAVEHINKTIVPALLEKKLSVVEQEKIDKVMLELDGTENKSKFGANAILGVSLAVCKAGAAEKGVPLYRHIADLAGNSEIILPVPAFNVINGGSHAGNKLAMQEFMILPVGASSFREAMRIGAEVYHNLKNVIKAKYGKDATNVGDEGGFAPNILENNEALELLKSAIEKAGYPDKIVIGMDVAASEFHRSGKYDLDFKSPDDPARHITGEKLGDLYKSFIKNYPVVSIEDPFDQDDWENWTKFTASVGIQIVGDDLTVTNPKRIQQAVEKKACNCLLLKVNQIGSVTESIKACKLAQTSGWGVMVSHRSGETEDTFIADLVVGLCTGQIKTGAPCRSERLAKYNQLMRIEEELGNKAVFAGKNFRNPRAK; encoded by the exons ATGTCCATCACGAAGATCTTTGCCCGTGAGATCCTGGATTCCAGGGGGAATCCCACCGTGGAAGTGGATCTGTACACTGCAAAGG GCCGCTTTAGAGCAGCAGTGCCCAGCGGTGCTTCCACTGGAATCTATGAGGCCTTGGAGCTTCGAGATGGAGACAAATCCCGCTACCTTGGCAAAG GTGTGACAAAGGCGGTGGAGCACATCAATAAGACCATTGTACCAGCTCTGCTGGAAAAG AAACTGAGTGTGGTGGAACAAGAGAAAATTGACAAGGTCATGCTGGAACTGGATgggactgaaaacaaat CAAAGTTTGGTGCCAATGCTATTCTGGGTGTGTCACTGGCTGTCTGCAAGGCAGGTGCAGCGGAGAAAGGTGTGCCCCTTTACCGTCACATTGCCGACCTGGCTGGAAATTCTGAAATCATCCTGCCTGTTCCT GCCTTTAATGTGATCAATGGTGGCTCCCATGCTGGGAACAAGCTGGCCATGCAGGAGTTCATGATCCTGCCAGTTGGTGCCTCCTCCTTCCGTGAGGCCATGCGCATTGGTGCAGAGGTGTACCACAATCTGAAGAATGTGATCAAGGCCAAGTATGGCAAGGATGCCACCAATGTAGGAGATGAGGGTGGATTTGCACCCAACATCCTAGAGAACAATGAAG CCCTGGAACTGCTGAAGTCTGCCATCGAGAAGGCTGGCTACCCTGACAAGATTGTGATTGGCATGGATGTTGCTGCGTCAGAGTTTCACCGCAGTGGGAAATACGACCTGGACTTCAAGTCCCCAGATGACCCTGCCCGACACATTACTGGAGAGAAGCTGGGTGACCTGTACAAGAGCTTCATCAAAAACTACCCTG TGGTGTCAATTGAGGATCCATTTGACCAGGATGACTGGGAAAACTGGACAAAGTTCACTGCATCTGTGGGAATTCAGATTGTTGGTGATGACCTGACTGTCACAAACCCCAAGAGAATTCAGCAGGCTGTGGAGAAGAAAGCTTGCAACTGCCTGCTTCTGAAAGTTAATCAGATTGGCTCAGTCACAGAGTCTATCAAGGC GTGTAAACTGGCCCAGACTAGTGGTTGGGGTGTGATGGTCAGTCACCGCTCAGGAGAGACGGAGGACACCTTCATTGCTGATCTTGTTGTTGGGCTCTGCACTGGCCAG ATAAAGACTGGTGCCCCTTGCAGGTCTGAGCGTCTGGCTAAATACAACCAACTGATGAG GATTGAAGAGGAGTTGGGCAACAAAGCTGTGTTTGCAGGAAAGAACTTTCGCAACCCTAGAGCCAAGTAA